A genome region from Effusibacillus lacus includes the following:
- a CDS encoding DUF255 domain-containing protein, protein MSKLSSNHVTRKPNRLIHEKSPYLLQHAYNPVDWYPWSPEAFQKAKREGKPIFLSIGYS, encoded by the coding sequence ATGTCAAAATTGTCATCCAACCATGTAACTCGTAAACCTAACCGTCTTATACATGAAAAGTCACCTTATCTGCTCCAACATGCCTACAACCCTGTTGACTGGTATCCTTGGTCGCCGGAAGCTTTTCAAAAAGCAAAGCGTGAAGGTAAGCCTATTTTCTTATCCATCGGCTATTCCTAG
- a CDS encoding thioredoxin domain-containing protein produces the protein MERESFEDDEVAAFLNKHFVSIKVDREERPDVDHLYMTVCQEMTGHGGWPLTIVMTPDKKPFFAGTYFPKERKYGRLGILDILSQITDKWTSERERIERAGEQITQALQPRFEGAVGDGLTEEVLEGAFKRFVANFDETYGGFGSAPKFPSPHNFGFLLRYWKQTGRDKALSMVEHTLESMYRGGIYDHLGLGFARYSVDEMWLIPHFEKMLYDNALLANAYLETYQATGNPFFGRVARDVFAYVLRDMTSPEGGFYSAEDADSEGEEGKFYVWRPEEIKEHLGDRAGEIFCNYYGVTEQGNFECHTSHLNLIDTDHHAIAKEYGMSEEELSRVLEEARHKLFEVRDKRVHPGKDDKILTAWNGLMIAAMAKGAQVLGDKRYSDAARKAAEFILAKLRREDGRLLARYREGEAAFPAYLDDYAFLIWGFLELYEADFDLKHMETALSLTEEVNRLFRDDTNGGYFFYGSDSEQLIARPKEIYDGAIPSGNSVMTLNLLRLARLTGNQQYEKLAERQFEAFSGNVKAYPPGYSHMLMALQFAVYGSKEIVIAGDPDAEDTKKMLEAVRKTFLPNAVVVLNPMGKEAEVVNQFPFVEGKTAKDGKATAYVCENYSCLSPIQDLTELERILRK, from the coding sequence ATGGAAAGGGAATCTTTCGAAGACGACGAAGTCGCAGCTTTCCTTAACAAGCACTTTGTGTCCATCAAAGTCGACCGGGAAGAACGACCGGATGTGGACCACCTATATATGACCGTTTGCCAGGAGATGACAGGTCATGGTGGATGGCCGCTGACCATCGTCATGACGCCGGATAAGAAGCCGTTTTTTGCCGGGACCTATTTTCCGAAAGAACGCAAGTATGGACGCCTGGGGATTCTCGACATCCTGAGCCAGATCACGGACAAATGGACTTCCGAGCGAGAGCGGATCGAGCGTGCAGGCGAACAGATCACCCAGGCTTTGCAGCCACGGTTCGAAGGGGCCGTCGGGGACGGCTTGACGGAAGAAGTCCTGGAGGGTGCATTCAAACGGTTTGTGGCTAACTTTGACGAAACTTACGGCGGGTTCGGCTCCGCACCGAAGTTTCCATCCCCCCACAACTTCGGTTTCCTGCTTCGCTACTGGAAACAAACGGGTCGCGACAAAGCGCTCTCGATGGTGGAACATACGCTGGAATCGATGTACCGCGGAGGCATATATGACCACCTCGGTCTTGGGTTTGCACGCTATTCGGTTGATGAAATGTGGCTGATCCCTCACTTTGAAAAAATGCTCTACGACAATGCCCTGCTGGCCAACGCCTACCTGGAAACGTACCAGGCCACCGGCAACCCGTTCTTTGGCAGGGTTGCCCGGGACGTATTCGCTTACGTGCTGCGGGACATGACCAGCCCGGAAGGCGGGTTTTACTCGGCGGAGGATGCGGACTCGGAAGGGGAAGAGGGCAAATTTTACGTCTGGCGTCCGGAAGAGATCAAGGAGCATCTCGGGGATCGCGCGGGTGAAATCTTCTGCAACTACTACGGCGTCACGGAACAGGGCAATTTTGAATGCCATACCAGTCATCTGAATCTCATCGACACCGACCATCATGCGATTGCGAAAGAATATGGGATGAGCGAAGAAGAGTTAAGCCGGGTGCTGGAAGAGGCCCGTCACAAACTGTTTGAGGTGCGTGACAAACGAGTCCACCCGGGCAAGGACGACAAAATTCTGACCGCGTGGAACGGGTTGATGATTGCCGCCATGGCCAAAGGGGCGCAGGTACTGGGGGATAAGCGATATTCGGATGCCGCCCGGAAGGCGGCCGAATTCATTCTGGCGAAACTGCGGCGTGAGGACGGCCGTCTGCTGGCCCGCTACCGAGAGGGAGAAGCCGCTTTCCCCGCTTATCTGGATGATTATGCGTTTCTGATCTGGGGGTTCTTGGAACTGTACGAGGCCGATTTTGACCTGAAACATATGGAGACCGCCTTGAGCTTGACTGAGGAGGTCAATCGCCTGTTCCGGGATGACACAAATGGCGGATACTTCTTCTATGGCAGCGACAGTGAACAACTGATTGCCCGCCCGAAGGAGATCTATGACGGGGCCATCCCCTCCGGAAACTCGGTTATGACATTGAATCTGCTGCGGTTAGCCCGGTTAACAGGCAACCAACAGTATGAAAAATTGGCCGAGCGGCAGTTTGAGGCATTTTCCGGCAACGTGAAGGCCTATCCGCCCGGGTACAGCCATATGTTAATGGCGCTGCAGTTTGCCGTGTACGGCAGCAAAGAAATCGTGATCGCGGGGGATCCGGATGCGGAGGACACGAAGAAGATGCTGGAGGCCGTTCGCAAAACCTTTCTGCCGAATGCTGTTGTAGTGCTGAACCCGATGGGGAAAGAAGCGGAAGTGGTTAACCAATTCCCGTTTGTGGAAGGGAAGACGGCCAAAGATGGCAAAGCAACTGCCTATGTCTGCGAAAACTATTCCTGTTTATCTCCGATTCAGGATCTGACCGAACTTGAACGGATTCTGAGGAAATGA